A DNA window from Rubidibacter lacunae KORDI 51-2 contains the following coding sequences:
- the ilvC gene encoding ketol-acid reductoisomerase, with translation MARMYYDEDANLDLLAGKTVAIIGFGSQGHAHALNLHDSGVNVIVGLYPGSRSIAKAEAAGLQVKSVADAAQAADWIAILLPDESQKRVYTEEIAPHLKAGKVLFFAHGFNIHFGQVVPPPDVDVLMVAPKGPGHLVRRTYEQGEGVPCLFAIYQDASGQARDRAMAYAKGIGGTRAGILQTTFREETETDLFGEQAVLCGGLSALIKAGFETLVNAGYQPELAYFECLHEVKLIVDLVVEGGLAKMRDSISNTAEYGDYTRGPRIVTDETRAEMRKILQEIQAGEFAREFVLENQAGKPVLSSTRRREAEHPVEEVGKDLRAMFSWLKKR, from the coding sequence ATGGCTCGGATGTACTACGACGAAGATGCAAATCTAGACTTGCTAGCCGGTAAAACCGTCGCGATTATCGGTTTCGGCTCGCAAGGACACGCTCACGCCCTCAATCTCCACGACAGCGGCGTCAACGTCATCGTCGGGCTCTATCCGGGTAGCCGCTCAATTGCTAAGGCCGAAGCCGCCGGCCTGCAAGTTAAGTCTGTTGCTGACGCCGCCCAAGCGGCCGACTGGATCGCGATCCTGCTGCCAGATGAGTCCCAAAAGCGCGTATACACCGAAGAGATCGCACCACACCTAAAAGCCGGCAAGGTCCTCTTCTTCGCTCACGGCTTCAACATTCATTTCGGGCAAGTGGTACCGCCGCCAGACGTGGATGTTTTGATGGTTGCGCCCAAAGGTCCCGGACACCTCGTGCGTCGCACCTACGAACAAGGCGAAGGCGTGCCTTGCTTATTTGCCATTTACCAGGATGCATCCGGACAAGCTCGCGATCGCGCTATGGCTTATGCCAAAGGCATTGGCGGAACGCGCGCGGGGATCTTGCAAACCACTTTTCGTGAGGAAACTGAAACCGACTTGTTCGGCGAGCAAGCAGTTCTTTGCGGTGGCTTGAGTGCGCTGATCAAAGCCGGCTTTGAAACATTAGTAAACGCGGGTTACCAACCGGAACTCGCTTACTTCGAGTGCCTGCACGAAGTGAAGTTGATTGTCGATCTCGTGGTTGAAGGTGGGCTGGCTAAGATGCGCGATAGCATTTCAAATACTGCCGAATACGGCGACTACACGCGCGGTCCTCGCATTGTGACCGACGAGACACGCGCGGAGATGCGCAAAATCCTGCAGGAGATCCAAGCTGGCGAGTTTGCCCGCGAGTTCGTCCTCGAAAACCAAGCGGGTAAGCCCGTGCTTTCCTCCACGCGCCGCCGCGAAGCCGAACATCCCGTTGAAGAAGTCGGCAAGGACCTGCGTGCCATGTTCAGCTGGCTGAAAAAGCGCTAA
- the cobU gene encoding bifunctional adenosylcobinamide kinase/adenosylcobinamide-phosphate guanylyltransferase, which translates to MSQPCSRLETFPIPAIARSRHAVQRITLITGPASSGKSEWAEHLAAASQRAVTYVATARTNPDDAEWQLKIARHAARRPSHWRTLEVPVALPAVLQAADATDCLLVDSLGTWVANGLENDAAVWEAAIASLIDSLESTAAAVIFVAEETGWGVVPAYPLGRQFRDRLGQLVRRLAASADTVQLVTGGYVLDLSALGMPLPPP; encoded by the coding sequence CGATACCCGCGATCGCGCGATCGCGCCACGCCGTGCAACGCATTACTCTCATCACCGGTCCGGCGAGTTCGGGCAAGAGCGAGTGGGCCGAACACCTTGCTGCCGCCAGCCAACGTGCTGTTACCTATGTTGCCACCGCCCGCACCAACCCCGATGATGCCGAGTGGCAGCTCAAGATCGCCCGCCACGCTGCCCGTCGGCCGTCTCACTGGCGCACGCTGGAAGTGCCCGTTGCCCTGCCGGCCGTACTGCAAGCTGCTGATGCTACCGATTGCTTATTGGTCGATTCTCTCGGCACTTGGGTGGCAAACGGACTGGAAAACGATGCTGCTGTTTGGGAAGCCGCGATCGCGTCCTTGATCGACAGCCTGGAGTCCACTGCAGCCGCCGTTATTTTTGTTGCTGAAGAAACCGGTTGGGGGGTCGTGCCGGCCTACCCGCTTGGACGGCAATTCCGCGATCGACTCGGGCAACTCGTGCGGCGCTTAGCCGCGAGCGCCGATACCGTTCAGCTCGTGACGGGCGGTTACGTTCTCGACCTCAGTGCATTGGGAATGCCGTTACCACCGCCGTGA